In the genome of Christensenella timonensis, one region contains:
- the pta gene encoding phosphate acetyltransferase: MSLMDKIKEKAKSVSKNIVLPEGNEPRTIEAAAKIAEQGIAHVILLGDEAEIEAANTKHVDLSKATIINPATSAKLDEYAEMFYEMRKSKGITLGQARETCKDTLYYAVMMIKNNDADGMVSGAVHSTGDTLRPALQVIKTKPGVSIVSSSFIMEHPDSKWGDDGVMVFADCAINIDPNAEELAAIAIASADTAKTLAGIEPRVAMLSFSTKNSAKHPHVDKVVEATKIAKELAPDLNIDGELQADAALIEAVGQLKSPGSKVAGHANVLIFPDIQAGNIGYKLVQRLGGAEAIGPVSQGLARPVNDLSRGCSVEDIVSVVAITAVQAQSF; this comes from the coding sequence ATGTCGTTAATGGACAAAATCAAGGAAAAGGCAAAATCAGTCAGCAAGAATATTGTTTTACCGGAAGGAAACGAGCCGAGAACGATCGAGGCTGCTGCAAAGATAGCCGAACAGGGGATCGCCCATGTGATCTTGTTGGGAGACGAAGCTGAAATCGAAGCCGCCAACACAAAGCATGTGGATTTGTCAAAAGCCACTATCATCAATCCGGCTACTTCGGCAAAGCTTGACGAATATGCGGAGATGTTTTACGAAATGCGTAAAAGCAAGGGTATCACTTTAGGTCAGGCAAGAGAAACCTGTAAGGATACCCTTTATTATGCCGTCATGATGATCAAAAACAACGACGCCGACGGTATGGTGTCCGGCGCGGTGCATTCGACGGGCGATACGCTCCGCCCGGCGCTGCAGGTTATCAAGACGAAGCCGGGCGTTTCGATCGTGTCCAGCAGCTTTATCATGGAGCATCCTGATTCAAAATGGGGTGACGACGGCGTTATGGTCTTTGCAGACTGCGCGATCAATATCGATCCGAATGCGGAAGAGTTGGCGGCGATCGCGATCGCTTCGGCGGATACGGCGAAAACGCTTGCAGGGATCGAGCCCCGCGTAGCGATGCTCTCGTTTTCCACAAAGAACAGTGCGAAGCATCCCCATGTGGATAAGGTAGTGGAAGCGACCAAGATCGCAAAAGAGCTTGCGCCGGATCTCAATATAGATGGAGAGCTGCAGGCGGATGCAGCGTTGATCGAGGCGGTAGGACAGCTGAAAAGCCCGGGCAGCAAGGTTGCGGGACACGCGAATGTATTGATATTCCCGGACATCCAAGCGGGGAATATTGGATACAAGCTGGTACAGAGGCTGGGCGGCGCAGAAGCGATCGGCCCGGTGAGCCAGGGACTTGCACGGCCGGTCAACGATTTGTCGCGCGGGTGCAGTGTGGAAGATATCGTATCGGTTGTGGCGATCACAGCGGTACAGGCACAGTCTTTTTAA
- a CDS encoding nucleotidyltransferase, whose translation MKIAGIIAEYNPFHAGHAYHILQTSKSYGADAVICLMSGHFVQRGEAAIYDKWTRAQAAVTGGADLVLELPFFYAAQSAEGFAQGAVSILNALHCVSLLSFGTETHDLDSLRDIAGILAEESPAFSMEIKERLSEGVSYPAARAAALKACFPAIEPAVYSSPNNILAIEYMKALAGQNSAIKPVNIVRLGNRYADSTLSEQYSSATAVRRELLSNGMENLNDSDIPAVVRPLYSGDPLPPEAVFPYLLFCLRSMEIGQMRQIYEVSEGLEYKLQKAACQAGSYAEFIEMVKSKRYTQTRIQRILLYCLLHLTKEKAQELKAQSPYARVLAVKKERLGLLGEIKAHSSIPVVTKASEFPGTPLFDLDIKASDIYALLHKKIAPARRDFTQKFLVI comes from the coding sequence ATGAAAATAGCAGGAATAATAGCCGAATACAACCCTTTTCATGCTGGACATGCCTATCATATTTTACAAACGTCAAAATCATACGGTGCGGACGCTGTGATTTGCCTGATGAGCGGTCATTTCGTCCAACGCGGCGAAGCCGCGATCTACGATAAATGGACGAGGGCGCAGGCCGCCGTAACAGGAGGCGCCGACCTTGTACTGGAACTGCCTTTTTTTTATGCTGCGCAAAGCGCCGAAGGGTTTGCACAAGGTGCAGTTTCAATCCTAAACGCACTGCACTGCGTTTCCCTGCTCTCATTTGGAACGGAAACGCACGACCTGGATAGCCTCCGGGATATTGCCGGTATTTTAGCGGAGGAGTCCCCCGCTTTTTCGATGGAAATAAAGGAGCGGCTTTCAGAGGGCGTGTCCTATCCGGCAGCGCGTGCCGCAGCCCTCAAGGCCTGCTTCCCCGCCATCGAGCCTGCTGTATACAGCTCACCCAACAACATCCTTGCCATCGAATATATGAAGGCGCTCGCTGGACAAAACAGTGCCATCAAGCCTGTTAATATCGTACGTTTGGGAAACCGGTATGCGGACAGTACCCTGTCCGAACAGTATTCCAGCGCCACCGCCGTCCGCCGTGAGCTGTTGTCAAACGGGATGGAAAACCTGAACGATTCCGATATCCCCGCTGTAGTCCGGCCCCTGTATAGCGGCGACCCTCTCCCTCCCGAAGCTGTCTTTCCCTATCTTCTTTTTTGCCTGCGAAGTATGGAGATTGGGCAGATGCGGCAAATATACGAAGTGTCCGAGGGACTGGAATACAAATTGCAAAAAGCAGCCTGTCAGGCCGGGAGCTATGCTGAATTCATCGAAATGGTAAAGAGCAAACGCTATACGCAAACGCGCATCCAGCGTATCCTGCTCTATTGCCTGCTGCATCTCACCAAAGAAAAAGCACAGGAACTGAAAGCCCAGTCTCCCTACGCCCGCGTCCTGGCCGTCAAAAAAGAACGACTCGGCCTTTTGGGCGAGATAAAAGCGCACTCCTCTATCCCGGTTGTCACCAAGGCTTCCGAATTCCCGGGAACTCCACTTTTTGACCTGGATATCAAAGCAAGCGACATCTATGCTTTACTGCACAAAAAAATCGCGCCTGCGCGGCGCGATTTCACACAAAAATTCCTGGTTATTTGA
- the rsmD gene encoding 16S rRNA (guanine(966)-N(2))-methyltransferase RsmD: protein MTRIIAGEKRGTQLFTLPGDHTRPTTDRVREALFGCIQFEIAGAEVLDLFAGSGALGLEALSRGAGHAVFCDRYDESVKIIQKNIRKLGYDKRSQVVKNDYIHAIKVFKNTKKFDIVFIDPPYKANYYATAFGLLAEEQVLKPGAILVAESDAAVGIVDERYCIYKNKKYGKTHLTFFRWDKK, encoded by the coding sequence ATGACACGGATCATTGCGGGCGAAAAAAGGGGAACGCAGCTTTTTACGCTTCCCGGGGATCATACGCGCCCTACAACGGACAGAGTGCGCGAAGCCTTGTTTGGATGTATCCAGTTTGAGATCGCGGGAGCGGAGGTTTTGGATCTTTTTGCCGGAAGCGGTGCGCTTGGGCTGGAAGCTTTGTCGCGCGGGGCAGGTCATGCTGTTTTTTGCGATAGGTATGACGAAAGTGTAAAAATTATCCAAAAAAACATCAGGAAGCTGGGATATGATAAACGTTCACAAGTCGTAAAAAATGATTATATTCATGCAATTAAAGTATTTAAAAATACAAAGAAGTTTGATATAGTATTTATAGACCCGCCATATAAAGCCAATTATTACGCAACGGCATTCGGGCTTCTGGCGGAAGAACAGGTTTTAAAGCCGGGGGCGATCCTTGTGGCGGAAAGTGATGCTGCGGTCGGGATCGTTGACGAGAGGTACTGCATCTATAAAAATAAAAAGTACGGAAAAACGCATTTGACGTTTTTCAGGTGGGATAAAAAGTAA
- a CDS encoding patatin-like phospholipase family protein encodes MRKKIGLALGGGSARGFAHIGVLRVLLQEKIPLDYIAGCSMGSLIGGIFAAEGDLDALESLAIVFDSKKYFDITLSSSGYVKGNKVQELLKLMTKNINIEKAAVPFSCIATCVEDAKLRRFTSGPIHEAVRASISIPGIFTPYELDGKTYIDGGVIDRTAIRAAREMGADIVIGVDVSYRGEALETPRTVVDLLQDTFTISEWYLTQTYLKEADVLVLPEINDIKGSDYKDTQKIIERGMEAATAAMPGIKKALGIK; translated from the coding sequence ATGAGGAAAAAAATCGGGTTGGCATTGGGCGGAGGTTCTGCCAGGGGCTTTGCGCATATCGGCGTCCTGAGGGTTTTACTACAGGAGAAGATCCCGCTTGACTATATTGCAGGGTGCAGCATGGGGTCGCTCATCGGCGGTATTTTTGCGGCGGAAGGAGACCTTGACGCCTTGGAGAGCCTCGCGATCGTTTTTGATTCAAAGAAATATTTCGATATCACGCTCTCGTCGTCAGGATATGTAAAAGGGAACAAGGTGCAGGAGCTGCTGAAGCTGATGACCAAAAACATCAACATAGAAAAAGCGGCCGTTCCTTTCAGTTGTATTGCGACGTGCGTAGAGGATGCCAAGCTGCGCCGGTTTACCAGTGGCCCGATCCATGAAGCGGTGCGGGCTAGCATTTCTATTCCCGGGATTTTCACGCCGTACGAGCTGGATGGAAAAACATATATCGATGGCGGGGTGATCGACAGGACGGCGATCCGTGCAGCGCGGGAAATGGGCGCGGATATCGTAATCGGCGTGGATGTCTCGTACCGTGGGGAAGCGCTCGAAACGCCCAGGACTGTTGTCGATTTACTGCAGGATACCTTCACCATTTCCGAATGGTACTTAACGCAGACGTATTTGAAAGAAGCGGATGTGCTTGTCCTACCGGAGATCAACGACATCAAAGGGAGCGATTATAAAGATACGCAAAAGATCATTGAACGTGGGATGGAAGCGGCGACTGCCGCGATGCCTGGGATCAAAAAAGCGCTGGGTATCAAATAA
- the coaD gene encoding pantetheine-phosphate adenylyltransferase translates to MEACVYPGSFDPITKGHLDIIERAGVIFSTVYVGVLNNISKRCMFSVEKRVEMVKAATRHIKNIQVVSFDGLLVDLLKTLDARVIIRGLRTGTDLELEQQYAFINGKLLEGTETLALLSRPETHYISSTAVRELLAFHADVSDYVPEAILSMIDKGE, encoded by the coding sequence ATGGAAGCATGTGTATATCCGGGCAGTTTTGATCCGATCACAAAGGGGCACCTCGATATCATCGAGCGTGCGGGCGTGATTTTTTCCACAGTGTATGTGGGGGTGCTGAACAACATTTCCAAAAGGTGCATGTTCAGTGTGGAAAAGCGCGTAGAAATGGTGAAGGCGGCAACAAGGCACATCAAAAATATACAGGTGGTTTCGTTTGATGGTTTGCTGGTCGATTTGCTAAAGACACTGGATGCTAGGGTCATCATCCGCGGGCTTAGGACAGGTACTGACCTGGAGCTGGAACAGCAATATGCATTTATCAACGGGAAGCTGCTTGAGGGAACCGAGACCTTAGCACTGCTTTCAAGGCCTGAAACGCATTATATCAGTTCGACCGCTGTGCGCGAATTGCTTGCTTTTCACGCGGACGTTTCGGATTATGTGCCAGAGGCAATACTCAGCATGATTGACAAAGGAGAATAG
- a CDS encoding 5-formyltetrahydrofolate cyclo-ligase has product MTKQEIREKVLNMRRSLTSKYIEDESMKVMERLLNLPALKDGRNVLVYSDFDGEIKTAALTGWLLYHGAQVFLPVIHKKKMYAANIKSAVLELSCFGVAQPKYDEAELIEPGKLDLIIVPGIAFDRALNRIGFGGGYYDAFLKEASLAKKIALAYDFQILGQLVPEAHDIKMDMIVTPDEVIA; this is encoded by the coding sequence ATGACAAAGCAGGAAATACGCGAAAAAGTATTAAATATGCGCAGAAGCCTGACTTCAAAGTATATCGAGGACGAATCCATGAAAGTGATGGAACGCCTGCTTAACCTGCCGGCATTGAAGGATGGCAGGAACGTTTTGGTTTACAGCGATTTTGACGGGGAGATCAAGACGGCAGCCCTCACGGGATGGCTATTATATCATGGTGCGCAGGTGTTTTTGCCGGTCATACACAAAAAAAAGATGTATGCGGCAAATATCAAAAGCGCAGTGCTGGAGCTTAGCTGTTTTGGCGTAGCACAGCCAAAATATGATGAGGCGGAATTGATCGAACCGGGCAAACTTGACCTGATCATTGTCCCGGGCATAGCCTTTGACCGGGCGTTGAACCGTATCGGATTCGGCGGGGGCTACTACGACGCTTTCCTGAAAGAGGCGTCTTTGGCGAAAAAAATTGCGCTCGCTTACGATTTCCAGATCCTTGGACAATTGGTACCGGAGGCGCACGATATCAAAATGGATATGATCGTGACGCCGGACGAAGTGATTGCATGA
- the alr gene encoding alanine racemase has product MYRKTYARIRLENLEKNIKNAIKHLPEGCKVAAVVKADAYGHGAVMCARAAQRAGAEMLAVALAEEAIPLRENGTSLPVMIIGRSNAVQLKLAVQLGLEPCIFTPAELRLLQKEARKADKMVRVHLKIDTGMSRIGLRSMEELDCFLDTLRSCDRILLNGVFTHFANSDAQSKEHASGQHDLFMRYVKRIHDCGFAPMVHADNSAGTIDLPQFGHDMVRYGISMYGYYASPYVCKEKVELLPVMEVFAEISHIKTVPKGTCIGYGSTFTTARETRVATVQIGYGDGYNRLLSNKGRMIVKTEKGAYYAPILGRVCMDQTMIDVTDVEGRLSVGDEAVVLGTAGDKKIDADEIAGLCGTISYEVLLGFNGRIPRVY; this is encoded by the coding sequence TTGTATAGGAAAACGTACGCGCGGATACGCCTTGAAAACCTGGAGAAGAACATCAAAAATGCGATAAAGCATTTGCCGGAAGGCTGCAAGGTCGCTGCCGTTGTAAAAGCGGACGCTTATGGCCACGGTGCGGTTATGTGTGCCCGGGCCGCACAGCGTGCCGGGGCGGAGATGCTGGCGGTGGCTTTGGCGGAAGAAGCGATCCCGCTTCGCGAGAACGGGACGAGCCTCCCGGTCATGATCATCGGGCGTTCCAATGCAGTGCAGCTGAAGTTGGCGGTACAGCTCGGGCTGGAACCGTGTATCTTTACACCGGCGGAGCTAAGGCTATTGCAAAAGGAAGCGCGGAAAGCCGATAAAATGGTCAGGGTGCATTTGAAAATCGATACGGGCATGAGCCGGATTGGTCTGCGCAGCATGGAGGAGCTGGATTGCTTTTTAGATACGCTGCGCAGTTGCGACCGCATCCTGTTAAATGGCGTATTCACCCACTTTGCGAACAGCGATGCGCAAAGCAAGGAACATGCCTCCGGTCAGCACGACCTGTTTATGCGCTATGTAAAGCGCATCCATGACTGTGGGTTTGCTCCTATGGTGCATGCCGACAATAGTGCGGGAACGATCGACTTGCCGCAGTTTGGGCATGATATGGTACGTTACGGGATATCCATGTACGGATACTATGCTTCGCCTTATGTCTGTAAGGAGAAGGTGGAACTGCTGCCGGTGATGGAGGTTTTCGCAGAGATATCGCATATCAAGACCGTTCCGAAGGGGACGTGCATCGGCTATGGCAGTACGTTTACCACGGCGCGTGAAACGAGGGTCGCGACTGTTCAAATCGGTTATGGCGACGGCTATAACCGTCTGCTTTCAAACAAGGGCAGGATGATCGTGAAAACGGAAAAAGGCGCTTATTACGCGCCGATCCTCGGCCGCGTTTGCATGGATCAGACGATGATCGACGTGACGGATGTGGAGGGACGGTTGTCGGTAGGGGATGAAGCGGTCGTCCTCGGCACAGCGGGCGATAAAAAAATCGACGCGGACGAGATCGCTGGTTTGTGCGGCACGATCAGCTACGAAGTGCTGCTGGGCTTTAATGGGCGCATACCGCGCGTTTATTGA
- a CDS encoding indolepyruvate oxidoreductase subunit beta produces MKSIVIAGVGGQGTLLTSMVFGQIALKLGYDVKLSEVHGMAQRGGSVVTYVRIGDRGEKIYSPVIDECGADILLAFEQLEGLRWMPFVKPDGGKVYCNTQKILPMPVITGAMEYPQDIPEKIREYFADAVFVDALSLANEAGNVKAVNTVLLGVLAKNMDIDKEIWLEAIRAVVKPKFISMNEKAFELGYSL; encoded by the coding sequence ATGAAGAGTATCGTAATTGCCGGGGTCGGCGGACAGGGAACCCTGCTTACAAGCATGGTGTTCGGACAGATTGCTTTGAAGCTTGGCTATGATGTAAAGCTTTCCGAGGTGCACGGTATGGCGCAGCGCGGTGGAAGCGTCGTGACCTATGTGCGGATCGGAGACCGGGGCGAGAAAATATATTCCCCTGTGATCGACGAGTGCGGGGCGGACATACTGCTTGCGTTTGAGCAGTTGGAGGGTTTGCGGTGGATGCCGTTTGTAAAACCGGATGGCGGAAAAGTATATTGCAATACGCAGAAAATTTTGCCCATGCCTGTGATTACGGGCGCTATGGAATATCCGCAGGATATCCCGGAAAAGATCAGGGAATATTTTGCGGACGCCGTATTTGTAGACGCACTTTCCCTGGCGAACGAGGCGGGAAATGTGAAGGCGGTCAATACGGTGCTTTTGGGAGTCCTTGCAAAGAATATGGATATCGATAAGGAAATCTGGCTGGAAGCCATACGCGCAGTGGTAAAACCGAAATTTATTTCCATGAATGAAAAAGCGTTCGAGCTGGGGTATTCCCTGTAA